Proteins from a genomic interval of Molothrus ater isolate BHLD 08-10-18 breed brown headed cowbird chromosome 10, BPBGC_Mater_1.1, whole genome shotgun sequence:
- the SLC16A14 gene encoding monocarboxylate transporter 14 — protein MYASREDIGYDFGDDSKVGSKPIKPNPNIDGGWAWMIVLSSFLVHILIMGSQMALGILNMEWLEEFNQSRGLTAWISSLSMGITLIVGPFIGLFISMCGCRTTAIIGGILNALGWILSAYASNVHYLFLTFGVTAGIGSGMVYLPAVVMVGQYFQNRRALAQGLSTTGTGFGAFLMTALLKYLCTEFGWRNAMFIQGAISLNLCVCGALMRPLSPKELREKYVVGNDSEENRAKALSQSTETIKSNGVLGEEPEKKEETANEEVLGSVQHIEIGGKSGSGRSMYGLRLFKTVSQLTVTVRKGFALWYSSYFGAASLFTNRVFVAFIIWALFAYSSFVIPFIHLPEIVKQYKLSRQDNVFPLTSIIAIVHIFGKVILGIISDLPCISTWNVFLMANFTLVTCILTLPLMQTYIGLAVVCALIGFSSGYFSLMPVVTEDLVGTKHLANAYGIIICANGISALFGPPFAGWIYDITQKYDFSFYIAGLLYMVGIIFLLIQPCIQKKQSRHKSTEEAQV, from the exons ATGTATGCTAGTCGAGAGGATATTGGATATGATTTTGGAGATGACTCCAAAGTTGGAAGTAAGCCAATTAAACCTAATCCAAACATCGATGGAGGATGGGCTTGGATGATTGTactttcctctttccttgtGCACATACTCATCATGGGCTCCCAAATGGCCCTTGGAATACTCAACATGGAATGGCTTGAAGAGTTTAATCAAAGTCGTGGCTTAACAGCATGGATTAGCTCCCTCAGCATGGGCATCACACTTATTGTAG GTCCTTTTATTGGTTTATTCATCAGCATGTGTGGGTGCCGCACGACAGCCATAATTGGAGGGATCCTGAATGCCCTGGGTTGGATACTGAGTGCCTATGCCTCAAATGTGCACTACCTCTTCCTCACCTTTGGAGTGACAGCTG gtATTGGAAGTGGCATGGTTTATCTGCCTGCAGTGGTCATGGTAGGGCAATATTTTCAGAACAGAAGAGCACTTGCACAAGGGCTCAGTACCACGGGAACAGGGTTTGGAGCTTTCCTAATGACTGCCTTACTGAAGTATCTCTGCACTGAATTTGGGTGGAGGAATGCCATGTTCATCCAGGGGGCCATTTCCCTGAACCTTTGTGTCTGTGGGGCACTTATGAGACCACTCTCCCCCAAAGAGCTCCGTGAAAAATATGTGGTGGGAAATGATAGTGAAGAAAATCGGGCAAAAGCTCTGTCCCAGTCTACAGAGACTATAAAATCTAATGGAGTCCTTGGGGAAGaaccagagaaaaaagaagagacagCAAATGAAGAAGTGCTTGGCAGTGTGCAGCACATAGAAATTGGAGGTAAATCTGGAAGTGGAAGGAGCATGTATGGACTGCGCCTCTTTAAGACAGTGAGCCAGCTGACAGTTACAGTCAGGAAGGGCTTTGCACTCTGGTACTCCAGCTACTTTGGAGCTGCATCACTGTTTACCAATAGAGTATTTGTGGCCTTTATCATTTGGGCTTTGTTTGCCTATAGCAGCTTTGTCATTCCCTTTATTCACCTTCCAGAAATAGTCAAGCAGTACAAATTATCTAGGCAGGacaatgtttttcctttgaCATCCATTATAGCCATTGTTCATATTTTTGGTAAGGTGATCCTTGGAATCATCTCTGATCTGCCATGCATCAGCACATGGAATGTCTTCCTCATGGCTAACTTTACCCTGGTCACCTGCATTCTTACTTTGCCACTAATGCAGACATACATTGGCCTGGCTGTGGTTTGTGCTCTAATAGGATTTTCTAGTGGCTATTTTTCTCTAATGCCTGTTGTGACTGAAGATTTAGTTGGAACTAAACACCTTGCAAATGCCTATGGCATCATCATTTGTGCCAATGGAATATCTGCTTTGTTTGGACCACCCTTTGCAG GTTGGATCTATGACATCACACAAAAATAcgatttttctttttacatagCTGGATTGCTATACATGGTGGGAATAATATTTTTACTTATACAACCTTGTATTCAAAAGAAACAGTCAAGACACAAATCTACAGAAGAAGCACAAGTATAG